A single genomic interval of Flavihumibacter rivuli harbors:
- the ltaE gene encoding low-specificity L-threonine aldolase: MRIELRSDTFTRPTPAMLNAMMNAEVGDDVFGEDPTVNLLEKKAAEMFGKEAAIYCPTGTMSNQIAIKVHTQPGDEVICEQQAHVYIYEGGGIAFLSGSQVKAIPGQGGRITAEQVVGAINPDDVHKARTSLVCLENTSNRGGGSCYNWQDILHIRQVCTMNGLALHLDGARLFNALVATGQTARQYGEVFDSISVCLNKGLGCPIGSILIGSAEFIRKARRVRKVFGGGMRQAGFMAAAGVYALDHHIERLQQDHDHAKQIAKVLAHKDFVGTILPVETNILIFEVKGRFSSQTLADTLRHYDIHCMAISPTQIRMVTHLDVTPSMVHKVCEILEGL; the protein is encoded by the coding sequence ATGAGAATTGAGTTAAGGTCAGATACATTTACCCGTCCTACCCCGGCCATGTTGAATGCCATGATGAATGCTGAAGTGGGCGATGATGTTTTTGGGGAGGATCCTACCGTTAACCTGTTGGAAAAGAAAGCAGCTGAAATGTTCGGAAAGGAAGCCGCGATCTATTGCCCAACGGGTACCATGAGCAACCAGATCGCCATTAAGGTACATACCCAACCGGGTGATGAGGTGATCTGTGAACAGCAGGCACATGTATATATTTATGAAGGGGGCGGGATCGCCTTTCTTTCCGGTTCCCAGGTGAAGGCAATTCCCGGTCAGGGTGGAAGGATAACCGCTGAACAGGTGGTGGGGGCGATCAACCCTGATGATGTACATAAGGCCAGGACTTCCCTGGTTTGCCTGGAGAATACCAGCAACAGGGGCGGTGGCTCTTGCTATAATTGGCAGGATATCCTGCACATCCGGCAGGTATGTACCATGAATGGGCTGGCCCTGCACCTGGATGGGGCAAGGTTGTTCAATGCCCTGGTGGCTACCGGACAAACGGCCCGCCAATACGGGGAGGTCTTCGATAGTATCTCGGTTTGCCTGAATAAGGGACTGGGTTGTCCTATTGGCAGTATCCTGATTGGCTCTGCTGAATTCATCAGGAAAGCCAGGAGGGTGAGAAAGGTGTTTGGAGGCGGGATGCGCCAGGCCGGCTTCATGGCCGCTGCCGGGGTATATGCCCTCGACCATCATATTGAAAGGCTCCAGCAGGACCATGACCATGCCAAGCAGATCGCCAAGGTGCTGGCCCATAAGGATTTTGTGGGAACAATACTGCCGGTGGAAACCAATATCCTGATTTTCGAAGTGAAAGGAAGGTTTAGTTCCCAAACACTTGCTGATACATTAAGGCACTATGATATCCATTGTATGGCCATCTCCCCTACCCAGATCCGGATGGTTACCCATCTCGATGTGACTCCTTCAATGGTGCACAAGGTTTGTGAAATACTGGAAGGCCTCTAA
- the tsaD gene encoding tRNA (adenosine(37)-N6)-threonylcarbamoyltransferase complex transferase subunit TsaD, giving the protein MAITILAIESSCDETSAAICRDGKILSNIIATQSVHEQYGGVVPELASRAHMQNIVPVVERSLREAGVGLDELDAVAFTSAPGLIGALLVGAQFAKSLALALNKPLVTVHHMQAHVMANLIEAPGPTFPFLCLTVSGGHTQIVLCESPTQMKVIGETIDDAAGEAFDKSAKLLGLPYPGGPLIDRYAKEGNPKAYRFPEPQIPGLDFSFSGLKTAILYFIQEHTREQPGFIDNHLPDICASIQYRIVSILLNKLKKAALETGIKEICIAGGVSANSGLRAGLTEMGKRYGWNTYIPPFQYCTDNAGMIAITGYYKFLEGEFAALDAAPSARADWNQ; this is encoded by the coding sequence TTGGCAATAACGATCCTGGCAATAGAGTCTTCCTGCGATGAAACCTCAGCGGCAATCTGCCGTGACGGCAAGATCCTTTCCAATATTATTGCAACACAGTCGGTGCATGAGCAGTACGGAGGCGTGGTTCCTGAACTGGCTTCGAGGGCACATATGCAAAATATTGTACCGGTAGTGGAAAGGTCACTGAGGGAAGCTGGTGTTGGTTTGGATGAACTGGACGCTGTTGCCTTTACCAGTGCTCCCGGACTGATCGGCGCACTGCTGGTAGGAGCCCAGTTTGCTAAATCACTCGCCCTTGCCCTGAATAAACCATTGGTTACCGTGCACCATATGCAGGCCCATGTAATGGCTAACCTGATCGAAGCGCCGGGACCCACTTTCCCCTTTTTATGTTTAACTGTGAGCGGGGGCCATACCCAGATCGTATTGTGTGAGTCGCCCACCCAAATGAAAGTGATCGGCGAGACCATTGATGATGCAGCCGGTGAGGCATTCGACAAATCCGCCAAATTGCTTGGCCTGCCTTACCCTGGTGGTCCATTAATTGACCGATACGCTAAGGAGGGTAATCCAAAGGCCTACAGGTTTCCGGAACCTCAGATCCCTGGACTGGATTTTAGTTTCAGTGGTTTGAAAACGGCCATTCTTTATTTTATCCAGGAACATACCAGGGAGCAACCTGGTTTTATAGATAATCATCTCCCCGATATCTGTGCCTCCATTCAATACCGGATCGTTTCCATACTGCTCAATAAACTTAAGAAAGCCGCATTGGAAACGGGTATCAAGGAAATTTGTATAGCGGGTGGCGTATCTGCCAATTCCGGGCTCAGGGCAGGACTAACGGAAATGGGCAAGCGCTATGGATGGAATACCTATATCCCACCCTTCCAGTATTGCACGGACAATGCCGGTATGATCGCGATTACAGGGTATTACAAATTCCTGGAAGGGGAATTCGCAGCATTGGATGCAGCTCCCAGTGCCAGGGCCGATTGGAACCAATGA
- a CDS encoding DMT family protein codes for MKTILLLVLSNIFMTIAWYGHLKQQGLPLWKAILVSWGIAFFEYCLMVPANRWGYGNSFSGFQLKLTQEVVTLVVFTLFAIFYLKEPLRPNHLISFGFILGAVYFMFRK; via the coding sequence ATGAAAACGATCCTTTTACTCGTCCTTTCCAACATCTTCATGACCATTGCCTGGTATGGACATTTAAAGCAGCAGGGGTTACCCTTATGGAAAGCCATACTGGTTAGTTGGGGAATTGCATTTTTCGAGTATTGCCTGATGGTGCCTGCCAACAGGTGGGGCTATGGTAATAGCTTCAGTGGTTTCCAATTAAAACTGACACAGGAAGTGGTGACACTGGTTGTCTTCACCCTTTTTGCCATCTTCTACCTGAAGGAACCGCTTCGACCCAACCACCTGATCAGCTTTGGCTTTATCCTTGGAGCGGTCTACTTTATGTTCAGGAAATGA
- the pgi gene encoding glucose-6-phosphate isomerase codes for MLPTISPTQTAAWKQLEEHYKNDMRAAQLRDLFSGDADRFSKYSIQKDDLLVDLSKNIITDTTRELLVTLARECGLPEAIHAMFGGEAINQTENRAVLHTALRNFSGKPVLTGGKDVMPEVKAVLEKMKVFAHQVHSGAWKGYTGKPIRYIVNIGIGGSDLGPLMVTEALRPYWVKGIETFFVSNVDGTHIAETLKKVNAEETLFLVASKTFTTQETMTNAHTARSWFLETAVDEAFVAKHFVALSTNEKEVVKFGIDKQNMFEFWDWVGGRYSLWSAIGLSIVLTIGYDNFEELLKGAHDMDNHFRDTAFERNIPVQLALIGLWYTNFFGAQSEAILPYDQYLHRFAAYFQQGNMESNGKSVDRNGRPVEYATGPIIWGEPGTNGQHAFYQLIHQGTPLIPCDFIAPAISHNPIGDHHPKLLSNFFAQTEALMNGKTAEEAEAELVKSGASQESIAAILPFKVFQGNKPTNSILVKKITPFVLGQLVAMYEHKIFVQGVIWNIFSFDQWGVELGKQLANKILPELQNDQEVVSHDSSTNGLINAYKRMRHA; via the coding sequence ATGTTACCTACTATTTCACCCACCCAAACAGCCGCATGGAAGCAGCTGGAAGAGCATTACAAGAATGATATGCGTGCGGCGCAGCTCCGTGACCTTTTTTCAGGGGATGCCGATCGCTTTTCAAAATATTCCATCCAAAAGGATGACCTGTTGGTAGACCTGTCCAAGAACATCATTACCGATACCACCCGCGAACTATTGGTGACACTCGCCAGGGAATGTGGATTACCGGAAGCCATTCATGCCATGTTCGGTGGCGAAGCCATCAACCAAACCGAGAACAGGGCTGTATTGCATACTGCCCTCCGGAACTTCTCCGGTAAGCCGGTACTGACTGGTGGCAAGGACGTTATGCCCGAAGTGAAGGCCGTTTTGGAGAAGATGAAGGTTTTTGCCCACCAGGTCCACAGTGGCGCATGGAAGGGCTATACGGGTAAGCCTATCCGTTATATCGTGAATATCGGGATTGGTGGCAGTGACCTGGGGCCCTTGATGGTCACTGAAGCCCTGAGGCCTTATTGGGTAAAAGGAATCGAGACCTTCTTTGTTTCGAATGTGGACGGGACCCATATCGCTGAAACCCTTAAGAAAGTGAATGCCGAGGAAACCCTTTTCCTGGTGGCTTCCAAAACCTTCACTACCCAGGAAACCATGACCAATGCCCACACGGCGCGGTCCTGGTTCCTTGAAACAGCTGTGGATGAGGCATTTGTTGCCAAGCATTTCGTGGCATTATCCACCAATGAAAAGGAGGTGGTGAAGTTTGGTATTGACAAGCAGAACATGTTTGAATTCTGGGATTGGGTGGGAGGCCGTTACTCCTTATGGAGTGCTATCGGGCTTTCGATCGTCCTGACCATTGGTTACGATAATTTTGAGGAACTCCTGAAAGGTGCCCATGATATGGACAACCATTTCAGGGACACCGCTTTTGAACGGAATATCCCTGTTCAACTGGCTCTGATCGGCCTTTGGTATACCAACTTTTTTGGTGCCCAGAGTGAGGCCATCCTGCCATACGACCAGTACCTGCATCGTTTTGCGGCCTATTTCCAGCAGGGAAATATGGAGAGTAATGGAAAGTCTGTTGACAGGAATGGTCGACCGGTTGAATATGCCACGGGTCCTATTATTTGGGGGGAGCCCGGTACAAATGGTCAGCATGCCTTTTACCAGCTGATCCACCAGGGTACACCGCTGATCCCCTGTGATTTTATAGCCCCGGCCATCAGCCATAACCCCATAGGGGACCATCATCCCAAATTGTTGTCCAATTTCTTTGCCCAGACCGAGGCCCTGATGAATGGAAAAACAGCTGAAGAGGCCGAAGCTGAACTGGTAAAGTCCGGTGCCAGCCAGGAGTCCATTGCAGCTATCCTGCCATTCAAGGTCTTCCAGGGCAACAAACCCACCAATTCCATATTGGTGAAGAAGATCACTCCGTTTGTGCTGGGCCAGCTGGTGGCCATGTACGAACATAAGATATTCGTCCAGGGGGTGATCTGGAATATTTTCAGCTTTGACCAATGGGGGGTGGAACTGGGTAAACAACTGGCCAACAAGATCCTTCCGGAATTGCAGAACGACCAGGAAGTGGTAAGCCACGATAGTTCCACCAATGGATTGATCAATGCGTACAAACGCATGAGGCATGCATAA
- the accD gene encoding acetyl-CoA carboxylase, carboxyltransferase subunit beta has protein sequence MAQHEEDFDANLAGEDGHTEETKNSWFKRIKKGILTSTAEKKETPEGLWTKCPECNYICTVNELREQLFVCPKCNYHHRVGSAEYFDILFDEGQFEVMFENIRSKDFLQFTDLKSYEKRLKEIWSKTDITDSIRVASGTVNGQDLVVACMDFEFIGGSLGSVMGERIARAVDYCLEHKKPLMIICKSGGARMMESAFSLMQLAKVSGKLSQMTDAQVPYISFLTDPSFGGISASFGMLGDLNIAEPGALIGFAGPRVIKETIKKDLPEGFQRSEFLLEHGFLDFIVDRKQLKDKLATVLLLFKN, from the coding sequence ATGGCACAACATGAAGAGGATTTTGATGCCAACCTGGCGGGAGAGGATGGACATACCGAGGAGACGAAGAATAGCTGGTTCAAGCGCATCAAAAAAGGCATTCTGACTAGTACTGCAGAGAAAAAGGAAACACCAGAGGGCTTATGGACCAAATGCCCGGAGTGTAATTATATCTGCACCGTTAATGAATTAAGGGAGCAGTTGTTTGTTTGCCCCAAATGTAATTATCATCACCGCGTTGGCAGCGCCGAATATTTTGACATCCTGTTTGATGAGGGTCAATTTGAGGTGATGTTTGAGAATATCCGTTCCAAGGACTTCCTGCAGTTCACGGACCTTAAGTCCTATGAGAAACGCCTCAAGGAGATCTGGAGCAAGACAGATATCACGGACTCCATAAGGGTAGCCAGCGGAACAGTGAATGGACAGGACCTGGTGGTGGCCTGCATGGATTTTGAGTTTATCGGCGGCTCACTGGGAAGTGTAATGGGTGAAAGGATAGCAAGGGCAGTTGATTATTGCCTGGAGCATAAAAAGCCGCTGATGATCATCTGTAAATCGGGTGGTGCCAGGATGATGGAAAGTGCTTTCTCCCTGATGCAGTTGGCCAAGGTTTCCGGTAAGTTATCACAGATGACCGATGCCCAGGTGCCTTATATTTCTTTCCTGACCGACCCCTCCTTCGGTGGTATATCGGCATCCTTTGGTATGCTTGGGGACCTCAATATTGCCGAGCCGGGAGCATTGATCGGTTTTGCCGGACCAAGGGTGATCAAGGAAACCATCAAAAAGGACCTTCCGGAAGGTTTCCAACGAAGCGAGTTCCTGTTGGAGCACGGCTTCCTGGATTTCATCGTGGACAGGAAACAGTTGAAGGATAAGCTGGCGACCGTTCTCTTATTATTTAAGAATTGA
- a CDS encoding tRNA1(Val) (adenine(37)-N6)-methyltransferase produces MANNYFRFKSFVIHQGHTAMKVCTDACLFGAWVAKLVSGDRPDGGSKIRVLDIGAGTGLLGLMVRQQLSATIDLVELEENAAKQAADNCRESPWSADLKVFHQDINKYEPDQPYDLILSNPPFFGNDLQAKHHARNIARHESTLGLKELFAAVERLLGEDGRFALLLPYHRAEEALREAAIRGLVPAKRVNVSQTPRHDPFRVMFLFARKGEQEVPHAITIQDNGHYTASFVELLRDYYLYL; encoded by the coding sequence ATGGCGAACAATTATTTCCGTTTTAAGTCTTTTGTGATCCACCAGGGGCATACTGCCATGAAGGTATGTACCGATGCCTGCTTATTTGGCGCCTGGGTGGCCAAACTGGTTTCCGGTGATAGACCGGACGGGGGTAGTAAAATAAGGGTGCTTGATATTGGTGCGGGTACCGGTTTACTTGGATTGATGGTCCGTCAACAACTATCAGCAACCATCGACCTGGTGGAGTTGGAAGAAAATGCGGCTAAACAGGCTGCGGATAATTGCAGGGAAAGTCCATGGTCCGCTGACCTGAAAGTATTCCACCAGGATATCAATAAGTATGAACCGGATCAACCATATGACCTTATCCTTTCCAACCCCCCCTTTTTTGGGAATGACCTGCAAGCGAAACACCATGCAAGAAATATTGCCCGGCATGAAAGCACGCTTGGCCTGAAAGAGTTATTTGCGGCTGTTGAACGATTGCTGGGTGAAGATGGAAGGTTCGCGCTCCTGCTTCCCTATCACCGTGCTGAGGAGGCTTTGAGGGAAGCTGCAATTCGGGGATTGGTTCCTGCTAAGCGGGTGAATGTGAGCCAAACTCCCCGCCATGATCCTTTTAGGGTAATGTTCCTGTTTGCCCGCAAGGGAGAACAGGAAGTCCCCCATGCCATAACCATTCAGGATAATGGTCATTACACAGCGTCCTTCGTTGAATTATTACGCGATTATTACCTCTACCTCTGA
- the smc gene encoding chromosome segregation protein SMC produces MRLKSLEIKGFKSFADKTVVHFDQNITGIVGPNGCGKSNIIDSIRWVIGEQKISQLRSENLESLVFNGSRTRSASGLAEVSLTFENTKNLLPTEFNTVTITRKFYKSGESEYRLNDVTCRLKDIQNLFMDTGVSTDSYSIIELGMVDDLIKDKDNSRRRMLEQAAGISIYKTRKKEAKQKLDATEQDLARIEDLLFEINNQLKALENQAKKAEKYYEIKKDYKELSVELAKAALEGFNLTYRELNEQTENETNRKVQLEAIIAQEEAAIEAEKVGFIQKERALQSMQYQFNELLQTLRTKENDKNLASQRLNFLQEKEASLQEFLQKSEGQLKGLEESIAFTQQQVGEEEGKLETFESQLDEYKATVEEKRAIFDEQRQALDALRSESLQIQRSQFEAEKKVAVADTSIQNLQRTIHQIEEEQEVRRSQLKQLEEERTIKEEELGSKQTDLQQLQEHHERTKEQILFTQGELEVLRQQLADESRKLDAKRNEHDLLKSLIDSMEGYPESVKFLHNNPNWNHTAPILSDIIYVKEEFRAAVENVLEPYLNYYVVNNLREGLQAVHLLDEHKKGKANFFLLDKFAAIEKSGHQPAGTISAMTVIEVDDQYRSLAQHLLGNVFIAENESALENSNGSVILEKSGKYVKGQYSLSGGSVGLFEGKKIGRAKNLEKLHEEILHQDKIVHDLKADIQHKHNEVIAFNEQLKEQAIKQTQQEINSLTNQVFALQNKIENLHAIQGTSKNRLEEMQEQLEQTQNNIAGTRNELATLLQQLQETQEKLMAVEGDYKNAEQEYSSANAVYNEFNLSLTRQQSRINSLKQELVFKSNQLNDLVTQIESNNSQLKQTIESISESAGLLEQAENGLIDLLRRKEEEEKVLNEADQAYYNLRNKLNEKESELRHKVKEKEQLEQFLSGVKDRLNELKLQLAGMKERLQVEFRINLDDIIDQPRTTDTPVEELQEKADRMKKRLENLGEVNPTAIEAFTEMKKRYEFILEQKNDLVTAKDSLLQTIAEVESTANQKFLDTFNQVKDNFIKVFKALFTEEDQCDLILENPENLAETGIDIIAKPKGKRPSSITQLSGGEKTLTATALLFAIYLIKPAPFCILDEVDAPLDDANVGKFTNMIRRFSEESQFIIVTHNKMTMNAVDAIYGVTMQEPGVSKLVPVDFRNLN; encoded by the coding sequence GTGCGTTTAAAGAGTTTAGAAATAAAAGGTTTCAAAAGTTTTGCCGACAAGACGGTGGTTCATTTCGACCAGAACATTACCGGTATTGTGGGCCCAAACGGTTGTGGAAAAAGCAATATCATCGACAGCATCCGTTGGGTGATCGGTGAGCAGAAGATCAGCCAACTCCGTTCCGAGAACCTGGAAAGCCTGGTCTTCAACGGATCCAGAACCCGTTCGGCTTCTGGCCTGGCCGAGGTGAGCCTGACTTTTGAGAATACCAAGAACCTCCTTCCAACAGAGTTCAATACGGTTACCATTACCCGTAAATTTTACAAAAGCGGTGAAAGTGAATACCGGTTGAACGATGTCACCTGCCGTTTGAAGGATATCCAGAACCTCTTTATGGATACTGGTGTCAGCACCGACAGCTACAGTATCATTGAATTGGGCATGGTGGATGACCTGATCAAGGACAAGGACAATAGTCGTCGCAGGATGCTGGAGCAGGCGGCTGGTATTTCCATTTACAAGACCCGGAAGAAGGAAGCCAAACAAAAACTTGACGCAACGGAACAGGACCTTGCCCGTATCGAAGACCTCCTGTTTGAGATCAATAACCAGTTGAAGGCCCTGGAAAACCAGGCCAAAAAGGCTGAGAAATATTATGAGATCAAGAAGGATTACAAGGAGCTTTCAGTAGAATTGGCCAAGGCTGCACTGGAAGGGTTCAACCTGACCTATCGCGAATTGAACGAGCAAACGGAGAACGAGACCAACAGGAAAGTACAACTGGAAGCCATCATAGCACAGGAAGAGGCTGCCATTGAAGCGGAGAAAGTTGGTTTCATTCAGAAGGAACGGGCACTGCAGAGCATGCAATACCAGTTCAACGAGCTTTTGCAAACCCTTCGTACCAAGGAAAATGATAAGAACCTGGCTTCACAAAGGCTCAATTTCCTCCAGGAAAAGGAAGCCAGCCTGCAGGAATTCCTGCAAAAAAGTGAAGGCCAGTTAAAAGGGCTGGAAGAAAGCATTGCCTTCACACAGCAACAGGTAGGGGAGGAAGAAGGTAAACTCGAGACTTTCGAGTCCCAACTCGATGAATATAAAGCCACCGTTGAAGAGAAGCGGGCCATTTTTGATGAACAGCGCCAGGCGCTTGATGCCCTGAGGAGTGAAAGCCTGCAGATCCAGCGGAGCCAGTTTGAAGCCGAGAAGAAAGTGGCGGTTGCCGATACCTCTATCCAAAACCTGCAACGAACCATCCACCAGATAGAAGAAGAGCAGGAAGTACGAAGGAGCCAACTGAAGCAACTGGAGGAAGAGCGTACGATCAAGGAAGAAGAACTGGGATCCAAGCAAACAGACCTGCAACAACTCCAGGAACATCATGAGCGAACCAAGGAACAGATCCTTTTCACCCAGGGTGAATTGGAAGTCCTGCGTCAGCAATTGGCCGATGAGAGCAGGAAACTGGATGCCAAAAGGAACGAGCATGACCTGCTGAAGAGCCTGATTGACTCCATGGAAGGCTACCCGGAAAGTGTGAAGTTCCTTCATAACAATCCCAATTGGAACCATACTGCCCCCATTCTCTCGGATATTATCTATGTGAAGGAAGAATTCAGGGCAGCAGTAGAGAACGTACTGGAACCCTACCTGAACTATTATGTGGTGAATAACCTAAGGGAAGGCCTACAGGCTGTTCACCTGCTGGATGAACACAAGAAGGGGAAGGCCAACTTCTTCCTGCTGGATAAATTTGCCGCTATTGAGAAGTCAGGCCACCAGCCTGCTGGGACCATCAGCGCCATGACGGTCATTGAAGTGGATGACCAATACCGCTCCCTCGCCCAACATTTATTGGGCAATGTTTTTATTGCGGAGAATGAGTCAGCCCTTGAGAACAGCAACGGCTCTGTTATCCTGGAAAAATCTGGTAAATATGTAAAAGGCCAGTATTCCCTTTCAGGCGGAAGCGTTGGTTTATTTGAAGGAAAGAAGATCGGTCGCGCCAAGAACCTTGAAAAATTACACGAAGAGATCCTTCACCAGGACAAGATCGTTCATGACCTGAAGGCCGATATCCAGCATAAGCACAACGAGGTGATCGCCTTTAACGAGCAGTTGAAGGAACAGGCCATCAAACAAACCCAGCAGGAGATCAATAGCCTGACCAACCAGGTCTTTGCACTGCAGAATAAGATTGAGAACCTGCATGCCATCCAGGGCACCAGCAAGAACAGGCTGGAAGAAATGCAGGAACAGTTGGAACAAACCCAGAACAATATTGCCGGCACCCGCAATGAACTGGCCACTCTGCTGCAGCAATTGCAGGAGACACAGGAAAAATTAATGGCCGTAGAGGGTGATTACAAGAATGCCGAACAGGAATACAGTAGCGCCAACGCCGTCTATAACGAGTTCAACCTTTCGCTGACCCGCCAGCAGAGCAGGATCAATTCCCTTAAGCAGGAACTGGTTTTCAAGAGTAACCAGCTCAACGACCTGGTTACCCAAATCGAATCCAATAATAGCCAGTTGAAGCAAACCATCGAAAGCATTAGCGAAAGTGCAGGGTTGCTCGAGCAGGCTGAGAACGGATTGATTGACCTCCTGCGTAGAAAGGAAGAAGAAGAGAAAGTGCTGAACGAAGCAGACCAGGCCTATTACAACCTACGGAATAAACTGAATGAAAAGGAAAGTGAGCTGCGCCATAAGGTTAAGGAAAAGGAACAACTGGAACAATTCCTGAGCGGGGTAAAGGACCGACTCAATGAATTGAAGCTGCAATTGGCCGGTATGAAGGAAAGGTTACAGGTAGAATTCAGGATCAACCTGGATGATATCATTGACCAGCCCCGGACCACCGATACACCGGTTGAAGAGCTCCAGGAAAAAGCCGACAGGATGAAGAAACGCCTGGAGAATCTGGGTGAGGTCAACCCCACGGCCATTGAAGCCTTCACCGAAATGAAGAAGCGCTACGAGTTCATCCTCGAACAGAAGAATGACCTGGTAACAGCCAAGGACAGCCTCCTGCAAACCATTGCCGAAGTGGAAAGCACGGCCAACCAGAAGTTCCTGGATACATTTAACCAGGTAAAGGATAACTTCATTAAGGTATTCAAGGCGCTCTTTACTGAAGAAGACCAGTGCGACCTGATTTTGGAAAACCCGGAAAACCTCGCGGAGACCGGAATTGATATCATAGCCAAGCCGAAAGGTAAGCGACCTTCCTCCATTACCCAGCTGAGTGGTGGGGAGAAGACATTGACAGCGACAGCCCTGCTCTTCGCCATTTACCTCATCAAGCCTGCTCCGTTCTGTATCCTGGATGAGGTGGATGCTCCATTGGATGATGCCAATGTGGGCAAGTTTACCAATATGATCCGCAGGTTCAGTGAAGAAAGCCAGTTTATCATCGTAACGCACAATAAGATGACGATGAATGCCGTTGATGCCATCTACGGTGTAACCATGCAGGAGCCTGGTGTGAGTAAGTTGGTACCGGTCGATTTCCGTAATCTCAATTAA
- the smpB gene encoding SsrA-binding protein SmpB, producing the protein MELRNRAAFHEYYFETTYVAGIVLVGTEVKAIRAGKVSFNDAYCIFHKGELFVKNLHISEYAYGTTHKHEPMQERKLLLHKKELRKLEAKSREKGYTIVPLRIFFNEKNMAKVEIGLGKGKKLHDKRETIKKRDTEREIKRYIK; encoded by the coding sequence GTGGAACTTAGGAACAGAGCAGCATTTCATGAATATTATTTCGAGACCACCTATGTGGCGGGTATTGTATTGGTGGGAACCGAAGTGAAGGCCATCAGGGCCGGGAAGGTGAGTTTCAATGATGCCTATTGCATTTTCCACAAGGGGGAGTTGTTTGTCAAGAACCTTCATATTTCAGAATATGCTTATGGGACCACCCATAAACATGAACCAATGCAGGAACGCAAACTGCTGCTGCACAAGAAAGAATTGCGGAAACTGGAAGCCAAATCGAGGGAGAAGGGCTATACTATAGTACCCTTAAGGATATTTTTTAATGAGAAGAATATGGCGAAAGTTGAGATTGGGCTGGGTAAGGGGAAGAAACTCCACGATAAAAGGGAAACCATTAAAAAGCGGGATACTGAGCGGGAGATCAAGCGTTATATTAAGTAA